A single region of the Nicotiana sylvestris chromosome 6, ASM39365v2, whole genome shotgun sequence genome encodes:
- the LOC138870515 gene encoding uncharacterized protein: MAIDMNVQELLVIGDSDLLVHQELIKRFTKTEFQHVPRIQNEFAEELATRSSMIHHPDNNFIDPILVKIHDQPAYYAHFEEEVDGKPWFHDIKEYLANGEY; encoded by the exons atggccattgacatgaacgttcaagaactgctagtaattggagattcagacttgcttgtACATCAA GAATTgataaagaggttcacaaagacggaattccagcatgttcccagaatccagaatgagttcgccgaggAATTGGCTACCCGATCATCTATGATACATCATCCAGACAacaatttcattgatcccattctagtgaaaatccatgatcagccagcttactatgcccatttcgaagaggaagtagatggaaagccttggtttcatgatatcaaggaatatttggcaaacgGAGAGTACTAG